The genomic DNA GTTTGATCCAATTCCGCCATAAATCCTCAAAAAGGTTAGGGAAGGTAACACACCGGCGATTCCCCTTCAACTCACGGAATTTCTTTGGAATTCCCGAAGTTTCTAATGTTCCTCCTGCTTATTCGGGATGCGAACCGTGACCACCGCAAAAAACTCGACGGACGAGAACCCCAGACGCTGCCCTTTGTTCGTGCGAACGAAAACAACGTTCATTGAATTGATCCTGGCTGGCGTGGCGTGGACCTTCTGATTAAGTAGGCGAGATCTCAGCAGGCGAAACTTTTATTACCGTTGTGCCAATACAATTTGCATAGCGAAGCTCATTTCATCGGATTTTTGATGGCTGCGTATCGACGATAACTTCTGAATTTGGTTTGTTTTTGCTTCGATACGAACTTACAAATACAGTTGGCTCGAAGCTTGCTCATGTCCCTGCTCATTCAGATTGGAGTGAATCAATGAACAAGATCCGTTTCGCTATCTATGGGTTCGTTTCCATTGCTGTCGGCAACGCCTTTGCGGGAATGTCATTTGATCCCGCGGTATCGGGCCCGATCAGCATGGGGTTTTTGCCCGCGGACGCCAGTCCATTGACGGTTCCCTCCGCCAAGCCCGTGGCATGCAGGCGGACGGGATCAAATGTTCAGGAGCTGGTTTTTCCGTTGGAGGCGTATCGTTACGATTCGAACTTCAATTGGCTCGGGTCTCAGACTTATTTGGTGGGATTGGCGTCCGACGGTGGAGCTGGTTTGTTCGTCGACGCGGCTAATACCACGCTCGCGCACACGGCGGACTACGGTAATGGAGACATAGCTTCCTCGGATGCCTTTTGTACGAATCTTTATGTACCCACGGGAAGTCTCCGTTCGATTCGACGATTCGATCGGGTACCGGAGTCGCTCCGCTTTTCTTTTGACGCCAGCGGAGGAAGGGGAACGGAAAGAATGAGCCCCGGGTTCAACAACACGTATTCGGTTTTGGCTGGAGATTTTGACCGCGGCGGAGTGAAAAACGACATCGTGGCCAGCCTTCTCGACCCGAACACGTACGCCGGGTCGTTCTTTATCACGAATAATTTTTCGGCGGGCACGGATGGCGTTGATGTCGGTCCCATTGGGACCGCAGGCTTTTCCGAAATGGTCGCTGCCGATCTTTTTCGAGATGGTTCAGCCGACGACCTGATTGCCTCGTTCCATGGTTATTGGATCCGAATCTTCCGCGGGAACGGCGACGGAACGCACGAACTTGTCAATGAATTGACGCCCGGTGGGGTTGCCAGTAGCCTGGCGGTCGGAGACCTCAATGGAGACGGGCTACTCGATCTTCTGGTTGGACTCTACTCCACATCCGTTAGGATCTTCTTAGGAGACGGCGCGGGAAATTTTGCCCAAGTTGAAAATCATCCCCTTGCGTATACTTCAATCAATCAATTTTCACTCGTGGACCTAGATAGCGACGGCAAACTGGACCTTCTCGGCCTCCAATACAATCAAGTATCGTTCATTCTCGACAAAATCGTTATTCGAGGACTCGGAAACAGCAACTTTTTCGAAACCACGCAGGCGGTAATGCCGACGGCAAGTTCCAATTGGCCGATGGAACTCTTGACGGCGGATGTCAACGGGGACGGAAAACAGGACGTTGTATCATTTGAGCACGATAACAATCTCCCTTACCCGAACAATAGCGTCGTCGTCGTACACTTGAATCGTTCCACCCCGCCCACTTCGACACCTACTTGTTGCAGTAACGGCCCCGGTCGTAAGCGAAGAATTAAGTAGGTAAACGAGCCACGGCTTCGTCCTGTTTATTTTGGGGCGCTTATGCCCCCCCAAACAGGACCTCTTAAAAATCTGAGGGTGGTAAGGGAAGGAAGCTCGTTTCTTCGGCCGTCATTAGGCCTTCTGTAGATTGTAGAATTTCAGACGGCTTTCCAGGACCCGCCGGCTTGTCCCCAATAGTTCCGCCAATTCTCCGTTCGACTTTCCCGGATGAATGCGGATCGCCCGTTCGATGACATCCCTTTCGAGCCGAGAGTGAACTTCCCCGAGGAGTGAAAGGCCCCCCTCCACCGGTACCGATATCTGATCCCACTGCGGGCCCATCGAAGCGCCGGCAATCGGAAGGTCTCTCAGCTGAATCTCCGACCCGCGCGAGATCACCACGGCGCGCTCGATCAAGTTTTCAAGCTCGCGAACGTTCCCCGGATAATCGTAATGGAGCAGCCGTTCTCCCGCCTCGGTCGATAACGTTTTCAAAGGCACTCCAACCCGCCGGCACTTTTCGTCTACGTAGTAATTGATCAAGAGAGGAAGGTCTTCGAGCCGGTCCCGAAGGGGAGGCATTTC from Bdellovibrionota bacterium includes the following:
- a CDS encoding VCBS repeat-containing protein; amino-acid sequence: MNKIRFAIYGFVSIAVGNAFAGMSFDPAVSGPISMGFLPADASPLTVPSAKPVACRRTGSNVQELVFPLEAYRYDSNFNWLGSQTYLVGLASDGGAGLFVDAANTTLAHTADYGNGDIASSDAFCTNLYVPTGSLRSIRRFDRVPESLRFSFDASGGRGTERMSPGFNNTYSVLAGDFDRGGVKNDIVASLLDPNTYAGSFFITNNFSAGTDGVDVGPIGTAGFSEMVAADLFRDGSADDLIASFHGYWIRIFRGNGDGTHELVNELTPGGVASSLAVGDLNGDGLLDLLVGLYSTSVRIFLGDGAGNFAQVENHPLAYTSINQFSLVDLDSDGKLDLLGLQYNQVSFILDKIVIRGLGNSNFFETTQAVMPTASSNWPMELLTADVNGDGKQDVVSFEHDNNLPYPNNSVVVVHLNRSTPPTSTPTCCSNGPGRKRRIK